In one Williamwhitmania sp. genomic region, the following are encoded:
- a CDS encoding THUMP domain-containing protein, translating into MEKFEIVAKTLFGFEEILAAELRELGASDIKILTRAVKYKGDSELLYKSNLLLRTAIKILKPIASFNANNEEQLYQKVRGIDWSQYMTVDDTLAIDGITFSDVFTHSQYIALKTKDAIVDQFRDEFGVRPNVDIENPSLRVNVHIADTTVSISLDSSGKSLGKRGYKTEQNAAPLSEVMAAGIIMLSGWDKSRPFIDPMCGSGTIPIEAALIARNIPAGNFRHFTFESWKDFDVTLWEEIKREANAKIVPYDGKIMGFDIDSQSIRIARDNAKRAGVDDIVTIEHTDFFETSPGIDNAHLVMNPPYGERLEEKEDMIDLYKAIGDHFKQHYNGCDAWVLSGNLDAIKFIGLRPSRKIWLYNGPIECKLHKFEMYRGSKKASKQESQS; encoded by the coding sequence GAGCTTCGCGAGCTTGGTGCCAGCGACATTAAAATTTTGACCCGCGCGGTTAAGTATAAAGGGGATAGCGAGCTCCTGTATAAAAGCAACCTGCTGCTGCGCACTGCCATTAAAATTCTGAAGCCCATTGCCTCATTTAACGCAAACAACGAGGAGCAGCTCTACCAAAAAGTTCGCGGCATCGATTGGTCGCAGTATATGACCGTTGACGATACGTTGGCCATCGACGGCATCACCTTTAGCGATGTGTTTACCCACTCGCAGTATATTGCGCTTAAGACCAAGGATGCCATTGTAGATCAGTTCCGCGATGAGTTTGGCGTTCGTCCAAACGTTGATATTGAGAATCCAAGCCTTCGCGTCAACGTGCATATTGCCGACACCACCGTATCCATCTCCCTCGACAGCAGCGGTAAGTCGCTGGGCAAGCGAGGTTACAAAACCGAGCAGAATGCTGCCCCGTTGAGCGAAGTAATGGCTGCCGGAATTATTATGCTTTCGGGATGGGACAAGAGCCGTCCGTTTATCGACCCCATGTGCGGTTCCGGAACCATTCCCATTGAAGCTGCGTTGATTGCACGTAACATTCCTGCCGGGAATTTCCGTCACTTTACCTTCGAAAGTTGGAAAGATTTTGATGTCACTCTCTGGGAAGAGATAAAGCGGGAGGCCAATGCAAAGATTGTTCCCTACGATGGCAAGATTATGGGTTTCGACATCGATAGCCAATCCATAAGAATTGCTCGCGACAATGCAAAGCGGGCAGGGGTTGACGATATTGTTACCATTGAGCACACCGACTTCTTCGAAACAAGTCCGGGCATCGACAATGCTCACCTGGTGATGAATCCTCCCTACGGCGAACGGCTCGAAGAGAAGGAGGATATGATTGACCTCTACAAGGCTATTGGAGACCACTTTAAGCAGCACTACAACGGATGCGACGCTTGGGTTTTGAGCGGCAACCTCGATGCCATAAAGTTTATTGGGTTGCGTCCATCGCGTAAGATATGGCTATACAATGGCCCCATTGAGTGCAAGCTCCACAAGTTTGAGATGTAC